The nucleotide window ttatatctgTCCCTCATCAATGTTGTAACATGCTCTTTTACAGGTGTTATATTGtgattataaatataatccTGGTAAATTTCCACAAACCTGTCTCTTATATACTTCCTGTTCATAGCTTGACAAGCATTTCTGGCctcttcttcatcatcGAAATATACATATGCATGCCCTGTGGGCTTATTCTTAATTCctttaattatatgaatagGATATGCTTGTTTTGTTAATTGGAAATCTCTaaagaaattttttatttcttcttctgATGCATCAAAAGGTAATCCTCTTAATTTCAATCTCGgtaaatttattttctcttctatattaatatattcgCTGAAGTTGCGAACTGACATAATCTTTTGGGGGCTACTAGAAAAAGAATctccatatatatatttcttattatagTACTTTTTgttgttaatatatattttccttcctcttaataatttaaagaacatttttattttattttattttttttgatatatttttatgatgTATCCAAGAAATGGAActatatgaatattatagaaaaagaaacactttccacaaaaaaaaaataaaaaatgaaaaataaaaaagcaaaaaattaaaaaaataaacgTGGCTTCTCTCTTctcttttatattaatacatatatatatatatatatatatatatatatatatatgtatatatttattttagcaattgatatatatacagaaaaaatttctcatctttttataaacattttgtacattttttttttctattcATTCCTAGTACGgttgaaaaaaaatatatatatatatatatatttatatgtatttaatttcttatacgtatatatgtagagtgtgcattatttatttcaaaatttatatgtataaataatgttcattttaaaacacattttacaatttttaattttttacaacaatttttttaaaatacgaaaaaaggaaaattaACATATGActttaaattaaaatatatatatatatatatatatatatatacatattattgtaataatatgagTGAGAAGATGGATATGTACATTTACCATtttaatgaataaataaatacaaaaataagtaaatacatacatatatatatatatatatatatatatatatatttcattttactgttcataattttttactaatgcttgataataataataatatgagtAAAGAGCTAAAACAATTGgaggaagaaaaaaaaaatgtggagggaaataatttaaatttattgttaggtgatttaaaaatgatgacAGCTTATGAAATGTCATCTGAATGGAAAGATACAAATATGATGAATGaatgttttaataatttctcTTGGTTTGATTCAAGAATACTAAGAAATATgcaaaattatttaaatgcTGATGATGTAGAAAAATCAAAAATTGACTATGCATATAATACTTTATTCCCAAAACCAATTGATATAAAAGATACCAAATTAAATATGATGGCCCTATGGATTAAATCGAGaattcattataataataccTTTTTCCCATTACAGTTATCACCTTATGATGTGTGAGAGGAGcaaaacaaaacaaaaaaaagagaaataaacacacacacaaaataaagaaaaaaaaatatacatatatatatatatatatatatatatatatatatttcctttCATTTTgtcctttttttttgtgttgTATTTTTGTACATGAAATAAACTTAAAAGTATGTGAGCAAATAATAACTAGCTTACGAAAACTAGCCAattgtatattttgtttaaaaaaaaaaaaaaaaaaaaattaattgtATTTAATTacttaatttttaatatatatatgttgttcctcatttttaaaaaccTTACATTAATGTTAAAGCATTATCGATTTTTTCTTGTAAATCATTAAGGTTATTGTAAAACTTGTCAAGTACATATAAAGGTATATGTAACACGTGGGAAATATAAGCATTAGTACTGAACTTATTGTCTTCATTCCTTTGTTCATCTGTCAAAGGgacaaaaaataaaaataaataaataaataaataaatatatatatatatatatatatatatatatatgtgtacaTGTCCTATATGAATGTGtcttaatatttatatataattttcaatccactaaaaaaatatattgtaacCTTCCTTTATTTCATCCTTTAAAGATAAGGGCTCAGGGGGAGATACAAAAGAACAGTAATTTGTGAAACACAAATGAACTGGATAAGAtggaaataaaaacatatattctaagatgttatatatagagaaaatattttcaaacatatattttattatatattttgcttcttcataattaaaaaatattatgtcATTTTTGgtttctttttcttcatttattttaactTCATTAGTActatttattaaaatgttGTCTTCCTTTGTATCTTTAAGATTCATACTTGTGTTACTACtttgttttcttttatcattttttatagtattttttttgatttttataatatccttattatcattttttataatcgtattattattctttacATTATTGTCATTATCCTTTTCTTGATTTGGAATAGTTATATGTTTTTCATTATGggtatttatatttacttCAGAACGTGTATTATTTTGTgtatcttttatttttttattttgttcaggtgaattattatactgtatatttttctttaataaagttataaaataatttatagttttttttttttttttttcttttacaCCTAAGTTTTCCATAATTTGATACAAGGTCATGATTACAATtgatatgaataaattcagtttgtaaatatttaattttattttatttccaTAAATTATAGTTTCTATAATAAGTTCAATTAccattttgtttttttctgACATAGGTGTATATGTTTcgtttttatataaatgtttataaaCTTCTTCAATAATCATTTCATATTCatcatatgtatatttaagATTGGAAATTTTGCTatcatttttgttttccgttttttttaaattattattatcttcttcattttctacatttttatttttggaAATGTGTAACCTGCAATCATTTATGTCTTTTGCATTGTTCTGTTTATTTTCTAACGATATAGCTTCAAgtattttttcttctccTTTTTCAAATGGCCCTCTAGGTTCTACATCTAtgtttgtttgtttttcacatatatttttatcttcaaatgtattattttcatgtatatttttgtcATCTACCTTATTGTTtgttaataatttatacttttcgtctattattttacctggttccttttttaaaaataaataatccctagaattaaaaaaaaaagatatatctgatttatttttaaaacttATAAATTTATGAAAACGTCCTTTTATTCCTCCGATATTTTTAAACACGCTTAGGATTTCTTCTAAACTTTCTATTGAtaagaaaattattatatcttcGTGATATAATGTTTTCATGTTTTTATGTTTTAGAgcattttaatatttaacaTGTGGACAGAAAAATTTAAGGGTTCTAAAAAGGGAAGTATctggaaaaatataaattatttaatatatagaCAGATAGGAATTTTTCCTATTATACGTATGGTAATGTATGCTTTATATTGAATAtaattacaaatataaaaaaaaaaaaaaaaaatatatgtatatatatatatatatgtatataaaatatacatatattcaatattttttatggaaaataatataacaatatatatagatcCCTTGTTTAAAATGAAGACGATACTGTGAACAAAGAAgtataaaataatgttttatttttcaaaatattattttataataaagggtataaatatatatttctataaatTTGAATAAATGTATTAGTTCTTtgatgaaaaattataatatgatgACCTACCAGATGAAACTATATAATGGGCACAAAAgtatcattatttattatatctattGATAAGAAcatatttgttataattattaaaataatattgtatacatacatacatattatatatatatatatatatatatatatatatttatttgtgtgtgttttttatttatttgttttatttaattttttttttcttttattatattattttttgttgaAAATTGCCTGAACTGTTCAGGTAAAAAATgaaagtaaaaaaaagtaaGAAATAATCACATGcatttaaatatacatatattttcttattttaaaagggacatatatatttttttttagttttgtgatatatatatatatatatatatatatatatatatacatatatatacatatatacatattatgtaaaaagaagagaaaaatgaaaataggaaattataaaatttgtACATGGAATATTTGTAAGAGAAGAATATCTTTTTTTGGAGTTCTTCCTTTTGAACTTCAAAAAAAGGGAAACATAAGAAAAATAGAAAGGAGGACATTTTCTGGATGGAATGAGAGGAgatttttgtttttttctttaagcagtgacataaataaatgtgTTAACATGAGCGAAATGATAATAAGAAGGGGGAATATCACTACaactaaaaaaaatagtGGTAAGAATAAAAGcgataaaaatgaaagtgatgtagataataatagtacaagtaataataataataataacttGAAGCGAAGCAGTAAGATAGTtgtgtatataaaaagtaacaaattatatttaacatACAACGgttttcttttattttttttttccatatttgCTTATTGTATAACTAAATTGTTAATCATGTTTTTTGAAGAACCCCCTGCTGTGAAACTAGTAAAAGAAAGCgttttaaaagataaaaaacTAATAGAAGAATATGAAGAAGTTCTTTTTTCAAGGTTCTGGTCAGGATTCTTAAATGATAACGATGCTCGcattatcataaatattaaaagtaaGAAACAAAATAAGAAAGGAAGAATTGTAAgtaatttaataaaaaaaaatgatcaATGGATTATTAAAACcttaacatattataatacaaaaaaaacGGATAACTTAAAAACAGACGATTTGAAGAATCTACAAAAAAATCAACAAATCAGCTTATGTCCAATAAATACTGATTCGTTTAGcaaaaagaaatgaaatattaCGGAATAAAAAgcttttaaataattttattttttcaattttttttaaataaaccacaaaaaaaatacaaaaattttaaaatataaaaattaaaatataaataaataaataaatatatatatatatatattataattttgtcaaatttttaaaatatataataagtttttttttttttttacattattttttcaagtACATTTGTTtctaaatattttattttatcctaaaaaataaatatatatatatatgtatatataataaatatatttaaatatgcatatttgcatatatattcatacacatataaacataaattcattttcttaacatgtcttttttttttttttttttattaacctcttttgatttatttttccaaTCCATGTATTCAATAGTAAGGACctatataagaaataaaacgtacacatataaaatcatatgtgtaatattaaaaatatgttacaataatatttcgttattaatttattttattataagaTTTACCTTCCACTTGAGtttattcaaaatataatatttcaagGTAGTCTTTGCATTTATTTTCCCATTGAAGGTATAGTAATGTGTAAATCCATTAACTTCGATACAAATctacaaaaataaaaataataaataaataaataatataaatataaatatatataataatgtatatattattatatatactttttacctttttcttttttaaagCAAAGTCTAATACATAGGGTCCAAttaaaaattctttttctaCATTCAATCCAATTTCCTTAAATAGCTTGGCTATCTGTTGTTGAATTTTGGATGTAGTTACTGTatctttaatattttttttttcaataatttttcttgcttcttcatatttttcttccttCATATctttcaaataatataaggATATATGTAActaaaagtaaaatataaatacacaaagaaaaataaaataaaataaaaataaataaataaattgaaatgaaatgaaataaaacggatattaattttttttttttttttttttttttttcatattctaatgaacatatttatataacattaaatattaaaagacatatatttatttatacataaattaacacatatgatataattcatttgtgaattttttttttattaattttagCTTGCCTGTTTTAATTCCTCATTTTTTAacttattaatattatttaataatatatacataatatcATTCAGCATAATGTTTAATATGTCATCCTTATGTAAAGTATTAACAAGTCTTAACAAAATGGagtataaaatattacacaaatattttacttcaaaatgttcatattttttatatacatgttTTTTCATCACATCGAGATAAAATTGATAATTCAAATTTAACGTTGATATGCTTAGCAGAATGGTGGTTAACACACCTTTATccttcaaaaaaaaaaaaacatatatatatatatatatatatatatatataaaaggCATATTGcatatatttcttaatatGTTTGAAAAAGGAAACAGTGTTATctttatgtatatataaaatttgaaattcatttttgaaattacaacaaaaaaaatatttactcacatcattaaataaataaatatataaatatatatatatatatatatatatatatatatatatatatatatattatatatattacatatgtAGGTCTATTTTTGTACACGTTTCATAAATGTGGTTTTACCTGATCAATGTATGGTAAAAAGTATTGAGAAATTGTTTTACTTATGTTGTCCACCGTCTCcatatgattataattatatttattaaatatatatagtatcATAGATAAATCAAATAAAGAGAATTGATGagtttctttttttatataatactgAGTAAAAAAAGTCAACACATTAATATCTAAAGATGATAATTTATGAAGATCAATTAATATTTGCGTTAACATACGAGAATCAATTTTTGgttttttattcataataattttaataaaattattatataaagaatattttgtaaagtttaatttacaaaatatatgtataatggtatatatttcttcaatagtatattcatttatatacttttttaataaattacttatattatttaaaatgtttttttcttttaaatcTACTATTTgaatattctttattacatatagtaatttttctttattcaTAACATCCTCTACATCAAAAATGGGAGCGGTATGTAGTGATATTTTCCTTTCACCCTCTTCATTCATATATctctttatattataagtaCAACTATATCTTCTTTTACATTTTGTAAGGGggtaaataatatatctcCTATTTACTATATTAGTAATTGTGAAACtcatattttcatttttatgttattacGTAATTGTACATTTTGAGCAATTAAGAAAATAGAAATGGAACAGCACATCTATTACACAATGGcacaacatatatatattatatattatatatattttatttatttatgaacggttcataatttttattattttattatttttttgtttatttttattattttattttttttttttttatgaacggttcataatttttattatatatttttttttttttttttttttttttttttttttttttttttttttttttttttaaaaaaaaaaaatatccccttttttttttaattatttaaaaaaaaaaaaaaaataaaaatataaaNNNNNNNNNNNNNNNNNNNNNNNNNNNNNNNNNNNNNNNNNNNNNNNNNNNNNNNNNNNNNNNNNNNNNNNNNNNNNNNNNNNNNNNNNNNNNNNNNNNNNNNNNNNNNNNNNNNNNNNNNNNNNNNNNNNNNNNNNNNNNNNNNNNNNNNNNNNNNNNNNNNNNNNNNNNNNNNNNNNNNNNNNNNNNNNNNNNNNNNNNNNNNNNNNNNNNNNNNNNNNNNNNNNNNNNNNNNNNNNNNNNNNNNNNNNNNNNNNNNNNNNNNNNNNNNNNNNNNNNNNNNNNNNNNNNNNNNNNNNNNNNNNNNNNNNNNNNNNNNNNNNNNNNNNNNNNNNNNNNNNNNNNNNNNNNNNNNNNNNNNNNNNNNNNNNNNNNNNNNNNNNNNNNNNNNNNNNNNNNNttttttttttttttttttttttttttttttttttttttttttttttttagctatatatgtgtataagaaaaagaaagctaccacatttattataatcagttgataaaaaataaaaaataataatagtaatatatatatatatatatatgtgtaaattttattctttCTCCTTATGGAAAGAATAACAATGAAACATGCATACACAAGAATTAACATTATTAAAGATtatagttatatataattgtataaTGATTATGTTCTTATTCTTAATGATGCTGATTTGAGGATTTATAATAaagcatatatattatttggaTCGATTTGTTgttcttcttcttcttattattattattttatttttctttctttcttcttcttttattttattttattttattccATTTTTATGATAAGGAATATTTTAAGAGACAAAAGTGTGAGGAATGATGGTTGGTTTGTTTTGAAGTGCACAAGTATGAGAAGGGTACATAATAAATCAGGAGgtgatgaaaaaaatgcTGTGGTTATTAAATTGTTAGAGAAGTATAAAACTTTAAGGCATGAtgataaaatgaaattaataaatagTCATTtagtaaatataaaagagAAGGATgtaaatgatataatatatactttttgTAAGAAAAAAGAGGAAGAGAAAGAAGTTGAagatgaatatataaaaaggaaaagattaaaattattgaaAGTGCGAAGACCTGCTTATTTACaacagaaaaaaataaagaaaagaGTTAATAACGATTTCACCATACCAAATgaatatgaagaaaagatgtgtatagaaaaagaaaaggaattaaaagatattgaaaaatatacattaattgaagatatgtataaatcttatatatatagtatagcatttattttattaaataatcaATATAAAACGAAACATTGtataacaaataattttGTGCATGTAATGATTAATACTATAAGAAATGAGATTTTACAAAAAGTGAGACCTACCttaataaatgaatttagtatatataagaatccatatatgttattaaaaaatgcaatgtttaattttatattacatcAATATGTAAAGAATCCTTATGAGGAGTCTTTAATTGAGActtatataaacaaaaagatatatatgaacattttaaaaataaacagCGCAAGTGTACCTGTGGAGGTATACGAACCATTAGTAGCGTTCAGAGGAGAtgttaattataattatgatttAGAGGAAAAATTTAATGATATGATAGATATTTctgaaaatataataaatattcttacaaagaaaaatatagatgataaacaaaaggaaaataataaaaatgacTTTACATATGATCATACAAGTTCT belongs to Plasmodium reichenowi strain SY57 chromosome 10, whole genome shotgun sequence and includes:
- a CDS encoding RNA-binding protein, putative; this translates as MFFKLLRGRKIYINNKKYYNKKYIYGDSFSSSPQKIMSVRNFSEYINIEEKINLPRLKLRGLPFDASEEEIKNFFRDFQLTKQAYPIHIIKGIKNKPTGHAYVYFDDEEEARNACQAMNRKYIRDRFVEIYQDYIYNHNITPVKEHVTTLMRDRYKKDNQ
- a CDS encoding hypothetical protein (conserved Plasmodium protein, unknown function), which gives rise to MLDNNNNMSKELKQLEEEKKNVEGNNLNLLLGDLKMMTAYEMSSEWKDTNMMNECFNNFSWFDSRILRNMQNYLNADDVEKSKIDYAYNTLFPKPIDIKDTKLNMMALWIKSRIHYNNTFFPLQLSPYDV
- a CDS encoding hypothetical protein (conserved Plasmodium protein, unknown function), giving the protein MKTLYHEDIIIFLSIESLEEILSVFKNIGGIKGRFHKFISFKNKSDISFFFNSRDYLFLKKEPGKIIDEKYKLLTNNKVDDKNIHENNTFEDKNICEKQTNIDVEPRGPFEKGEEKILEAISLENKQNNAKDINDCRLHISKNKNVENEEDNNNLKKTENKNDSKISNLKYTYDEYEMIIEEVYKHLYKNETYTPMSEKNKMVIELIIETIIYGNKIKLNIYKLNLFISIVIMTLYQIMENLGVKEKKKKKTINYFITLLKKNIQYNNSPEQNKKIKDTQNNTRSEVNINTHNEKHITIPNQEKDNDNNVKNNNTIIKNDNKDIIKIKKNTIKNDKRKQSSNTSMNLKDTKEDNILINSTNEVKINEEKETKNDIIFFNYEEAKYIIKYMFENIFSIYNILEYMFLFPSYPVHLCFTNYCSFVSPPEPLSLKDEIKEDEQRNEDNKFSTNAYISHVLHIPLYVLDKFYNNLNDLQEKIDNALTLM
- a CDS encoding hypothetical protein (conserved Plasmodium protein, unknown function), translated to MKIGNYKICTWNICKRRISFFGVLPFELQKKGNIRKIERRTFSGWNERRFLFFSLSSDINKCVNMSEMIIRRGNITTTKKNSGKNKSDKNESDVDNNSTSNNNNNNLKRSSKIVVYIKSNKLYLTYNGFLLFFFSIFAYCITKLLIMFFEEPPAVKLVKESVLKDKKLIEEYEEVLFSRFWSGFLNDNDARIIINIKSKKQNKKGRIVSNLIKKNDQWIIKTLTYYNTKKTDNLKTDDLKNLQKNQQISLCPINTDSFSKKK
- a CDS encoding RAP protein, putative, giving the protein MSFTITNIVNRRYIIYPLTKCKRRYSCTYNIKRYMNEEGERKISLHTAPIFDVEDVMNKEKLLYVIKNIQIVDLKEKNILNNISNLLKKYINEYTIEEIYTIIHIFCKLNFTKYSLYNNFIKIIMNKKPKIDSRMLTQILIDLHKLSSLDINVLTFFTQYYIKKETHQFSLFDLSMILYIFNKYNYNHMETVDNISKTISQYFLPYIDQDKGVLTTILLSISTLNLNYQFYLDVMKKHVYKKYEHFEVKYLCNILYSILLRLVNTLHKDDILNIMLNDIMYILLNNINKLKNEELKQLHISLYYLKDMKEEKYEEARKIIEKKNIKDTVTTSKIQQQIAKLFKEIGLNVEKEFLIGPYVLDFALKKKKICIEVNGFTHYYTFNGKINAKTTLKYYILNKLKWKVLTIEYMDWKNKSKEDKIKYLETNVLEKIM
- a CDS encoding hypothetical protein (conserved Plasmodium protein, unknown function) — protein: MIRNILRDKSVRNDGWFVLKCTSMRRVHNKSGGDEKNAVVIKLLEKYKTLRHDDKMKLINSHLVNIKEKDVNDIIYTFCKKKEEEKEVEDEYIKRKRLKLLKVRRPAYLQQKKIKKRVNNDFTIPNEYEEKMCIEKEKELKDIEKYTLIEDMYKSYIYSIAFILLNNQYKTKHCITNNFVHVMINTIRNEILQKVRPTLINEFSIYKNPYMLLKNAMFNFILHQYVKNPYEESLIETYINKKIYMNILKINSASVPVEVYEPLVAFRGDVNYNYDLEEKFNDMIDISENIINILTKKNIDDKQKENNKNDFTYDHTSSKDNNMCKEEMDSIINEVLKILPENIKYHYENYPFENLKSFKSKKQKKYVGGIKNNKPINIHDEELSIVRYPNLQSVAHSLPKDEKYRDNVIHAIKVLERSKHWDHQSKIKAINTLIQVWNNMNSSDYYENMLDKSLPVLYTKNLLRKTKTRKDTYNNGLTYIQSLTTQKPLAMRLKKN